In a genomic window of Lycium ferocissimum isolate CSIRO_LF1 chromosome 9, AGI_CSIRO_Lferr_CH_V1, whole genome shotgun sequence:
- the LOC132029478 gene encoding ABC transporter B family member 9-like yields MGLVGQEPILFNETICSNIAYGRQGEVTEEEIISLAKASNAHNFISSLPNGYKTIVGERGLQLSGGQKQRIAIARAILKDPKILVLDEATSALDTESERIVQEALDRVMVNRTTIVVAHRLTTVKNADVIAVFKNGVVAEKGTHDVLLNTPQGMYASLVALQSGST; encoded by the coding sequence ATGGGATTGGTAGGTCAAGAGCCAATACTATTCAATGAAACAATATGTTCTAATATTGCTTATGGTAGACAAGGAGAAGTAACAGAGGAAGAGATCATTTCACTCGCAAAGGCATCAAATGCACATAACTTCATATCTTCATTGCCTAATGGTTATAAAACCATAGTTGGAGAAAGAGGGCTTCAATTATCCGGTGGTCAAAAGCAAAGAATCGCGATCGCGAGGGCCATACTAAAGGATCCGAAAATACTTGTGCTCGATGAGGCGACTAGCGCGCTTGATACAGAGTCGGAACGTATCGTGCAAGAAGCGTTGGATCGAGTGATGGTGAATAGGACGACCATCGTCGTCGCGCATCGGTTGACCACGGTTAAAAATGCAGATGTTATTGCAGTATTTAAAAATGGTGTTGTTGCTGAAAAGGGAACACATGATGTGCTCTTGAACACTCCTCAAGGAATGTATGCTTCTTTGGTTGCACTTCAATCAGGATCAACTTAA